A window of Mucilaginibacter paludis DSM 18603 contains these coding sequences:
- a CDS encoding class I SAM-dependent methyltransferase — MQNNLQDLYGNIDIYLFDQLLKGTYNDCKTVLDVGCGGGRNLVYFLRNGYQVFGIDPNIQAIEAVKELSSQLAPANPKDNFTLANAEDMPFPDNSFNLAICSAVLHFAKNEVHFDAMLRSIWRVLKPGGYLFARLASDIGIEPLVHHLGDGRYLLPDGSERFLVNEQTLLRYTRELNGHLHEPIKTTNVQNLRCMTTWCLRKC; from the coding sequence ATGCAAAATAACTTACAAGATCTGTATGGTAACATCGATATTTACTTGTTTGACCAATTGTTGAAAGGCACTTATAACGATTGTAAAACCGTACTTGATGTAGGCTGTGGAGGAGGCCGAAACCTGGTCTACTTTTTAAGAAACGGATACCAGGTTTTCGGGATAGACCCTAATATACAAGCCATCGAAGCCGTTAAAGAGCTTTCCTCACAACTGGCCCCGGCTAACCCAAAAGATAACTTTACATTGGCCAATGCCGAAGATATGCCCTTTCCAGATAACTCATTCAACTTGGCCATCTGTAGCGCGGTATTGCATTTCGCAAAAAACGAAGTGCATTTTGATGCCATGCTCCGCTCCATCTGGCGGGTACTAAAACCTGGTGGTTATTTATTTGCCAGGCTGGCATCGGATATTGGCATTGAGCCGCTGGTCCATCATTTAGGAGACGGCAGATACCTTTTACCCGATGGCTCCGAGCGATTTTTAGTTAACGAGCAAACATTGCTAAGATATACCCGCGAGCTAAATGGACACCTACACGAACCCATTAAAACAACCAACGTACAAAACCTTCGCTGCATGACCACCTGGTGCCTGCGTAAATGTTAG
- a CDS encoding carboxy terminal-processing peptidase, producing the protein MPGYKIDLNSVKDMFKKVYLFMLLGAALACKAAPSHPVKVPGSNDLQPDEKQMIVSRYIAQMITTQNYKKVELNDSLSLVIYNKYLKMLDENHNYLLASDVQSFEQFKTKLDDDMKTGDLNDVFYIFNVYQKRYVERVKYSLTQIDNNFDFTKNEVFTFDRETLPFEKSEADINELWTKRVKYDLLNLKLASPDMAKNRETLRKRYQNLLSQSNKLTNQDVFQTFMDAFTTSVDPHTNYFNPFNAAQFNMEMSRSLEGIGATLQSENEYVTIKTIVPGGPAYKSKLISAEDRIIGVAQGKDGEFQDIIGWRLDNAIALIRGPKGTVVKLKILSKASDKPKVIEIVREKIILQEQSAKKEIRTYNSNGRTIKIGIINIPAFYMDFAAYRAGDANYKSTTRDVKLILDTLKRMNVDGVVIDLRQNGGGSLPEAINLTGLFIKSGPVVQVRDTRNRVEVEEDEDPTVSYAGPLAVMVDRFSASASEIFSGAIQDYGRGLIIGSQTYGKGSVQSEIELDRVIPTSIKDKILSLVSQTPAKAPAGNVSTFGQINLTMAKFYRINGSSTQHKGVTPDIKFPSLIPMDKYGEDTEPSAMPWDTIAKSNYTKAGSFTAVLPTLIKLHDDRAANSPGFKYQLKVIADYKKRDAEKEVTLNEQALKKQRDEDEAKALEESNTARAALGLPVLKKGQAKPKNEDLDFNKIEAGQILTDYILMDNKLSSNKKAE; encoded by the coding sequence ATGCCCGGTTATAAAATTGATTTAAATAGTGTAAAGGATATGTTTAAAAAAGTGTATTTATTTATGTTGCTTGGCGCTGCCCTGGCATGTAAAGCGGCTCCCTCGCACCCGGTAAAAGTTCCGGGATCCAACGATCTGCAGCCAGATGAGAAGCAAATGATAGTGAGCCGGTATATCGCTCAGATGATTACTACACAAAACTATAAAAAAGTTGAGCTGAACGATTCTCTGTCGTTGGTGATCTACAATAAATACCTTAAAATGCTGGATGAAAATCACAACTACCTGCTCGCTTCGGATGTGCAGAGTTTTGAGCAATTTAAAACCAAACTGGACGACGATATGAAAACCGGCGACCTGAACGACGTATTTTACATATTTAATGTTTACCAAAAAAGATATGTAGAGCGTGTTAAATACTCGCTTACGCAGATTGATAACAACTTTGATTTTACCAAAAACGAAGTGTTTACCTTTGACCGTGAAACGCTACCCTTTGAAAAATCGGAAGCGGATATAAACGAGTTATGGACCAAGCGCGTTAAATACGACCTGCTTAACCTAAAACTTGCCAGCCCCGATATGGCTAAAAACAGGGAAACGCTCAGGAAGCGTTATCAAAATTTGTTGAGCCAATCCAATAAATTAACTAACCAGGATGTTTTTCAAACATTTATGGATGCCTTTACTACATCGGTTGATCCGCATACCAACTATTTTAATCCGTTTAACGCTGCGCAGTTTAACATGGAAATGTCGCGCTCGCTGGAAGGAATCGGAGCTACCCTACAATCGGAGAACGAATACGTTACTATCAAAACCATTGTACCTGGCGGCCCTGCTTACAAAAGCAAGCTGATTAGCGCTGAAGATCGTATTATTGGCGTTGCACAAGGTAAAGACGGCGAATTTCAGGATATTATCGGTTGGCGCCTTGACAATGCGATAGCTTTGATCCGCGGCCCTAAGGGAACCGTAGTTAAGTTGAAAATTCTATCCAAAGCTTCCGACAAACCCAAAGTGATCGAGATCGTTCGCGAAAAGATCATCTTACAGGAACAATCTGCTAAAAAAGAAATCCGCACTTATAACTCCAATGGTAGAACCATTAAGATCGGCATTATCAACATCCCTGCCTTTTATATGGATTTTGCCGCTTACAGAGCTGGCGATGCCAATTACAAAAGCACAACACGCGATGTAAAATTAATACTGGACACCTTAAAAAGAATGAATGTTGACGGCGTGGTGATCGATCTTCGCCAAAATGGTGGCGGCTCTTTACCCGAAGCTATTAATTTAACCGGCTTGTTTATTAAATCGGGTCCGGTGGTACAGGTACGCGATACCCGTAACCGTGTTGAAGTAGAAGAAGATGAAGATCCTACCGTGTCTTATGCTGGTCCGCTGGCCGTTATGGTTGACCGCTTTAGCGCTTCAGCATCCGAAATTTTCTCGGGAGCTATCCAGGATTATGGCCGTGGTTTAATTATCGGTTCGCAAACCTATGGTAAAGGCTCTGTACAAAGCGAAATTGAACTTGACAGGGTAATTCCAACCAGTATTAAAGATAAAATTTTGTCGCTGGTATCTCAAACTCCTGCAAAAGCACCGGCGGGTAACGTAAGTACTTTTGGCCAGATCAATTTAACAATGGCTAAGTTTTACCGCATCAACGGTAGCTCTACACAACACAAAGGAGTAACACCTGATATTAAATTCCCATCCTTGATACCGATGGATAAATATGGCGAAGATACCGAGCCATCTGCCATGCCTTGGGACACTATTGCCAAAAGCAATTACACTAAAGCAGGTAGCTTTACAGCTGTACTACCTACGTTGATTAAGCTACACGATGACCGTGCCGCCAATAGCCCTGGTTTTAAATATCAATTAAAGGTGATAGCCGATTATAAAAAACGCGACGCTGAAAAAGAAGTAACTTTAAATGAGCAGGCGCTTAAAAAGCAACGTGACGAAGATGAAGCGAAAGCGCTGGAAGAAAGCAATACCGCCCGCGCCGCTTTAGGACTACCCGTTTTGAAAAAAGGCCAGGCCAAACCCAAAAATGAAGACCTGGATTTTAATAAAATTGAAGCCGGACAAATTTTAACCGACTACATTTTAATGGATAACAAGTTAAGCAGCAATAAAAAAGCCGAATAA
- a CDS encoding response regulator gives MADAKLKIFIVDDHYLILQGLSSLLLDEPGFEISGVTNDSTQVLAMLDKCPTDILLTDISMPNMSGAELTASVVKKFPHIKVIALSMFNDPVIVNQMMEVGVSGYILKATSKAELIKALNTVANGRTYFSSLLPDEFEKNDALSRFTTREIEIFRLIVKEFNNKQIAQKLFISERTVETHRRNILRKADAVNIVGLVKYAYENKIV, from the coding sequence ATGGCTGACGCCAAACTCAAAATATTTATTGTTGACGATCATTACCTTATTTTACAAGGCTTAAGTTCGCTTTTATTAGACGAACCTGGCTTCGAAATCAGCGGCGTTACAAACGACTCCACACAAGTACTGGCTATGCTTGATAAATGCCCAACGGATATTCTACTTACTGATATCAGCATGCCAAATATGTCGGGCGCCGAACTTACAGCTTCGGTCGTCAAAAAGTTCCCTCACATCAAGGTGATCGCCCTATCTATGTTTAACGATCCGGTTATAGTTAACCAAATGATGGAAGTTGGCGTATCCGGATATATCCTTAAGGCGACAAGCAAGGCTGAATTAATTAAAGCGTTAAATACCGTTGCAAACGGCCGAACCTATTTTTCTTCATTACTACCAGATGAATTTGAAAAAAATGATGCGCTATCGCGATTTACCACTCGCGAAATAGAAATTTTCCGTTTAATTGTAAAGGAATTTAACAACAAACAAATTGCCCAAAAACTTTTCATCAGTGAGCGGACTGTGGAAACCCATCGTAGAAATATCTTAAGAAAAGCCGACGCCGTTAATATTGTTGGCCTGGTTAAATACGCTTACGAGAATAAAATCGTTTAA
- a CDS encoding isoaspartyl peptidase/L-asparaginase: MKLIIHGGFFSESLTNQEVKRAKQDALATIAERAHQFLKQHTALETVIYTVSLLEDCDLFNAGTGSQIQSDGKIRMSASVMDGKTMRFAGVINIEDVKNPILVAEKLLMFDDKVLSGSGALSFARENGFGFYNPEIPQRRQEYEKKLSDSIRLGTVGCVALDIYGNLASATSTGGKGFEIPCRVSDSATVAGNYANQYAAVSCTGVGEDIVSGAVATKISTRVTDGFTLQNACIKTMDELKPYDGFAGVIGLSAKGEIYHADTHPYMVWASFDEKVETFA; this comes from the coding sequence ATGAAGCTGATTATTCATGGCGGTTTTTTTAGCGAATCGTTAACCAACCAGGAGGTAAAAAGGGCCAAACAGGATGCCCTTGCAACCATTGCAGAGCGGGCGCACCAATTTTTAAAGCAACATACCGCCTTAGAAACAGTGATCTACACCGTATCCCTGCTCGAAGACTGCGACCTTTTTAATGCCGGGACCGGATCGCAAATACAAAGCGATGGTAAAATACGCATGAGCGCCTCAGTTATGGATGGCAAAACCATGCGCTTTGCAGGTGTGATCAATATTGAGGATGTTAAGAACCCCATACTCGTTGCCGAAAAATTATTGATGTTTGATGATAAGGTATTAAGCGGAAGCGGGGCCTTATCATTTGCCAGGGAGAACGGCTTCGGCTTTTACAATCCCGAAATACCCCAACGCCGCCAGGAATACGAAAAAAAGCTCAGCGATTCTATCCGGCTCGGAACGGTGGGCTGTGTAGCGCTCGATATTTACGGTAACCTTGCATCAGCCACATCCACTGGCGGCAAAGGCTTTGAGATCCCTTGCCGCGTGAGCGATTCGGCAACAGTGGCTGGTAACTATGCCAATCAATACGCAGCGGTATCGTGCACCGGTGTTGGCGAGGATATTGTTAGCGGCGCCGTAGCAACTAAAATCAGTACCCGTGTTACCGATGGTTTTACTCTGCAAAACGCCTGTATAAAAACCATGGACGAACTGAAACCATACGACGGCTTTGCCGGTGTAATAGGCTTATCGGCCAAGGGCGAAATATACCATGCAGATACACACCCCTATATGGTATGGGCAAGCTTTGACGAAAAAGTTGAAACTTTTGCCTGA
- a CDS encoding cyanophycinase, producing MIVPKGKLVIIGGAVDLGSTVSAQESVKQLNYLKFFERGILKRIIIESAQKEASVVEVITTASQIPDLVGDEYIRAFKQLDVEHINVLDIRNREDAGKKEYLDRIRKADVVMFSGGDQLRLSAIFGGTEFLQILKKRYHEEPFIIAGTSAGAAAASVNMIYRGQSNEALVKGEVQITAGLGFIDSVIIDTHFVQRGRIGRLFYAVATNPGMLGIGLGEDAGLLITEGQTMEAIGSGLTIVVDGRSIIETNIYDVEIGTPISIENLKVHVMSIYDKFDLKHYKLMIKKTVKVEDGIFLKVPDGDK from the coding sequence ATGATAGTTCCCAAAGGTAAATTAGTAATAATTGGAGGTGCGGTTGATTTAGGCAGTACAGTGAGTGCCCAGGAAAGTGTTAAACAATTAAACTACCTCAAATTTTTCGAGCGAGGCATATTAAAACGTATCATTATTGAATCGGCTCAAAAAGAGGCTTCTGTTGTTGAGGTAATTACTACAGCCTCGCAAATACCCGACCTGGTGGGCGACGAATATATCAGGGCATTTAAACAACTCGATGTTGAGCATATCAATGTGCTGGATATTCGTAATCGCGAAGATGCGGGTAAAAAAGAATATCTGGACAGGATCAGGAAAGCCGATGTGGTGATGTTTAGCGGCGGCGACCAATTGCGCCTGAGCGCTATTTTTGGCGGAACGGAATTTTTACAGATCCTGAAAAAGCGTTATCACGAAGAACCCTTTATCATAGCGGGTACATCTGCCGGTGCCGCTGCCGCTTCGGTAAACATGATCTATCGCGGCCAGAGTAATGAGGCCCTGGTAAAAGGCGAAGTGCAGATAACCGCCGGCTTAGGCTTTATCGACTCAGTAATTATCGATACACACTTTGTACAACGCGGCCGCATTGGCCGTTTATTTTATGCTGTAGCTACGAATCCCGGAATGCTGGGGATAGGCTTGGGCGAGGATGCCGGCTTATTGATAACCGAGGGCCAGACGATGGAAGCCATAGGCTCTGGCTTGACGATTGTAGTTGACGGACGAAGCATTATTGAAACCAATATATACGATGTGGAGATAGGCACTCCCATCTCTATCGAAAACCTGAAGGTGCATGTGATGTCTATTTATGATAAATTTGATTTGAAGCATTATAAGCTAATGATCAAAAAAACCGTTAAAGTAGAGGATGGTATCTTTTTAAAAGTGCCGGATGGAGATAAATAA